The DNA region CGTTGAGTCCCGTGAGGCGGGAGAAGATGGCGCTCTTGCCCACGTTGGGGTTGCCAATCAGCAGAAGGCGCCTAGCAGGCCCCTCGGGGGCCCCCTCCTTCAGCTCCCGGTGGCAACTCATAGACAGACCTCCTCGGATCCCCCCTGGAGGTTGGTGTCGACCGATATTCGGGCCGCTACCCCGTGCCCTATGGCCACCTGGCGGCCGTCCACGCAGACGGTGACGGGCCCGTGGAATGGCATGCCGGAGATCTTCTGTATCCTCTTGCCGGGCCTCAGCCCCAGGGCCTCGAGCCGTAGC from Thermanaerovibrio acidaminovorans DSM 6589 includes:
- a CDS encoding FeoA family protein → MDVSLLRVKDGGWCVIRRMPSGEAALRLEALGLRPGKRIQKISGMPFHGPVTVCVDGRQVAIGHGVAARISVDTNLQGGSEEVCL